From Chryseobacterium joostei, the proteins below share one genomic window:
- a CDS encoding helix-turn-helix domain-containing protein yields the protein MKEKNTMSPIENEDKRKIDVIYQDEISSSELNRFPDNSFTIIILDECSAGDGECTTDMDKYMLNSKQLFIHLPKREYLWKLPPGATGRRLIINDSILETFSPTLKHTFSSHSTYEMIQPNDEVYDKLSGEFNAIRTEIHSEIIFPELINARVRLLALMINLWVEEIYGKFALTHHNNLAFRFHSLVQKHYKTQKSVSFYAEELCITPNYLGVICRKQYRVSPLEFIKERVLLEAKKLLHSSDKSIKEIAFELGFRNFSHFSYFFRVQTGMTPKSYRLTMNKS from the coding sequence ATGAAAGAGAAGAATACCATGTCTCCAATAGAGAATGAAGACAAAAGGAAAATTGATGTAATTTATCAGGATGAAATAAGTTCTTCCGAGCTTAATCGTTTTCCAGATAATTCTTTTACCATCATTATTTTAGACGAATGTAGTGCAGGAGATGGAGAGTGTACTACGGATATGGATAAATATATGTTGAATTCTAAACAATTATTTATTCACCTTCCCAAAAGGGAATATTTATGGAAATTACCTCCCGGCGCAACGGGAAGAAGACTCATCATCAATGATTCTATTCTTGAAACCTTTTCTCCGACATTAAAGCATACTTTCTCATCTCATAGTACATACGAAATGATACAGCCGAATGATGAAGTTTATGATAAATTGAGTGGTGAGTTCAATGCCATACGAACGGAGATTCATTCGGAAATAATATTTCCGGAGCTTATTAATGCAAGGGTAAGGCTTTTGGCTTTGATGATCAACTTATGGGTAGAGGAGATATATGGTAAATTTGCCTTAACCCATCATAATAATCTGGCTTTCCGGTTTCATTCATTGGTGCAAAAACACTATAAAACCCAGAAAAGTGTTTCTTTCTATGCGGAAGAGTTATGCATTACGCCTAACTATTTGGGTGTGATTTGTAGAAAACAATATAGAGTTTCCCCTTTAGAGTTTATTAAAGAGCGGGTTTTATTAGAAGCAAAAAAATTATTACACAGTTCCGATAAATCGATTAAGGAGATTGCCTTTGAGCTGGGATTCCGGAATTTTTCTCATTTTTCATACTTTTTTAGGGTACAAACAGGAATGACACCTAAGAGTTATAGATTAACCATGAACAAAAGCTAG
- a CDS encoding FdhF/YdeP family oxidoreductase — MEEIDKNKIEEEINNEPNAENPYRLLDLKLTHVETSAAGIPAVMAAFSDLFEEKTPIRGMRALFKMNQMGGFDCPSCAWPDPDDERSVLGEYCENGAKALAEEATTKRVTPEFFKQNSVYDLAKLDDYQIGKMGRLTDPMYLPEGATHYQPISWDHAFKKIAEHLNALESPDEAAFYTSGRTSNEASFVYQLFAKEFGTNNMPDCSNMCHETSGSALRPTIGIGKGTVTLEDFYEAEVIIIIGQNPGTNAPRMMSALSKGKANGAKIIAINPLPEAGLMGFINPQSVKDILKGGVQLADLYLPVKINGDMALLKALEILLIEFEKKNPGTVFDNEFIKEKTVGYADFLKQFDDYNIDELAVLSGVSKEDIYKAAEMIASKKRIIVSWGMGLTQQPNGVDMIREILNILLLKGSIGKPGAGVCPVRGHSNVQGNRTMMIDEKPTDEQLDRLENFYGFKVPRKHGYDVVRAIKAIHEEKIKVMFCMGGNFVSATPDTTYTSNALRKLNLLVSVSTKLNRGHLVHGKEALILPTYGRSDKDIVNGEIQIVTTENSMGVVQDSKGMLDAVSDNLVNETQIVCRMAMATLGERSVVNWQRYHDSYDAVRDDIEQCIPGFENYNVRVRQKGGFYLPNAARDKQYFSKELGGRAPFTLTEIPDNTLADDEYMMATTRTHDQFNTTIYGLDDRYRGIKNERRVVFMNQNDIDKAGFKAGDRVDLYNYDDGIERVAPLFIIVSYKIPEKNTVTYFPETNVLVSVNNVVKDSNMPASKYVKIKIKKHDPEVYKKVDEMLYKGAVQRP; from the coding sequence ATGGAAGAAATTGATAAAAACAAAATAGAAGAGGAAATAAATAATGAGCCTAATGCCGAAAATCCGTATAGATTACTTGATTTGAAGCTTACCCATGTTGAAACATCCGCGGCAGGGATTCCTGCTGTAATGGCCGCTTTTAGTGACCTATTTGAAGAAAAAACTCCGATTAGGGGGATGAGGGCTTTATTTAAAATGAACCAGATGGGAGGTTTTGACTGTCCCAGCTGTGCATGGCCTGATCCTGATGATGAACGTTCAGTTCTTGGTGAGTATTGTGAAAACGGAGCAAAAGCACTCGCTGAAGAAGCAACTACCAAAAGAGTTACTCCAGAGTTTTTTAAACAAAACTCAGTCTATGATCTTGCCAAGCTAGACGATTATCAAATTGGTAAAATGGGAAGACTTACGGACCCCATGTACTTGCCGGAAGGTGCCACCCACTATCAGCCGATCAGCTGGGATCATGCCTTTAAAAAAATAGCAGAGCATCTCAATGCACTGGAATCTCCGGACGAGGCAGCTTTCTACACCTCCGGAAGAACAAGTAATGAAGCATCATTTGTGTATCAATTATTTGCAAAAGAGTTTGGAACTAATAATATGCCGGACTGTTCCAACATGTGTCACGAGACCTCTGGATCTGCATTGCGACCTACTATTGGAATTGGTAAGGGAACAGTAACCTTGGAAGATTTTTATGAGGCCGAAGTTATTATCATTATAGGGCAAAACCCGGGAACCAACGCCCCGAGAATGATGAGCGCTTTGTCAAAAGGAAAAGCAAACGGTGCTAAAATCATTGCCATTAATCCATTGCCGGAAGCAGGATTGATGGGTTTTATTAATCCACAGAGTGTTAAGGATATCCTCAAAGGAGGTGTTCAGCTTGCAGACCTTTATCTGCCTGTAAAGATTAATGGTGATATGGCATTATTAAAGGCTCTTGAGATTTTATTAATTGAATTTGAAAAGAAAAATCCTGGTACTGTATTCGACAATGAGTTTATTAAAGAAAAGACTGTAGGATATGCTGATTTCCTGAAGCAGTTTGATGATTATAATATTGATGAATTGGCTGTACTTTCAGGAGTTTCCAAAGAAGATATTTATAAGGCAGCAGAAATGATTGCCTCCAAAAAAAGAATCATTGTGAGCTGGGGAATGGGACTTACCCAACAACCTAATGGGGTAGATATGATTCGTGAAATTCTGAATATACTTTTATTAAAAGGAAGTATTGGAAAACCAGGGGCTGGCGTTTGTCCTGTTCGTGGCCACAGTAATGTGCAGGGGAACAGAACAATGATGATTGATGAAAAGCCTACCGATGAGCAGCTTGACCGTCTTGAAAACTTTTATGGCTTCAAAGTACCACGTAAACATGGTTATGATGTGGTAAGAGCTATTAAAGCTATTCATGAAGAAAAAATAAAAGTTATGTTCTGTATGGGAGGCAATTTTGTGTCTGCAACACCAGATACTACCTATACATCAAATGCCTTACGAAAACTGAACTTACTTGTATCTGTTTCCACCAAGCTGAACAGGGGACATCTGGTGCATGGGAAAGAAGCACTTATCCTGCCAACCTATGGGCGAAGTGATAAAGATATCGTAAATGGCGAAATACAAATTGTGACTACAGAAAACTCCATGGGAGTAGTACAGGATTCAAAAGGAATGTTGGATGCCGTATCAGATAATCTGGTTAATGAAACCCAGATTGTTTGCCGAATGGCAATGGCTACTTTAGGAGAACGCTCTGTCGTGAACTGGCAACGTTACCATGACAGCTATGATGCCGTAAGGGACGATATTGAACAATGCATTCCCGGTTTTGAAAACTATAATGTTAGAGTGCGACAAAAAGGAGGTTTCTACCTTCCCAATGCTGCACGCGATAAACAATACTTCTCTAAGGAACTCGGAGGTCGTGCTCCATTTACTTTAACGGAAATACCGGATAATACTTTGGCCGATGATGAGTATATGATGGCTACCACACGTACCCATGATCAGTTTAATACCACTATTTATGGATTAGATGACCGATATCGTGGTATCAAAAATGAACGCCGTGTTGTCTTTATGAATCAAAATGATATTGATAAAGCAGGGTTTAAAGCAGGAGATAGAGTAGACCTTTATAACTATGATGATGGCATAGAAAGAGTGGCGCCTCTATTTATCATTGTTTCCTATAAAATTCCGGAAAAGAATACAGTCACTTATTTCCCGGAAACCAATGTGTTGGTATCTGTAAATAACGTAGTGAAAGACAGTAATATGCCGGCGTCCAAATATGTTAAAATCAAAATTAAAAAACACGATCCGGAAGTCTACAAAAAGGTAGATGAAATGCTTTATAAAGGAGCTGTTCAACGACCATAA
- a CDS encoding DUF7009 family protein yields MKIRIKDNSIRFRLTQSEVLELGKNGIISSFTQFVDRPFIYAIERTDDEVLSAAFIENRIVLKMPKLMVEDFVSTDRVGFDGQTGEIKLLVEKDFVCIDNTEEDQSDNYPNPNIKC; encoded by the coding sequence ATGAAAATAAGAATTAAAGATAACTCAATAAGATTTCGTTTGACTCAGTCAGAAGTTTTAGAACTAGGTAAAAATGGGATCATTTCCAGCTTTACCCAGTTTGTAGACAGACCATTTATTTATGCAATAGAAAGAACAGATGATGAAGTTTTGTCTGCCGCATTTATTGAAAATAGAATCGTATTAAAAATGCCTAAGCTGATGGTGGAAGACTTTGTTTCAACAGACAGAGTAGGTTTTGACGGGCAAACAGGAGAAATAAAACTCCTTGTAGAAAAGGACTTTGTATGTATTGATAATACAGAAGAGGATCAAAGTGATAATTACCCGAATCCTAATATTAAATGTTAA
- a CDS encoding molybdopterin molybdotransferase MoeA: MEMITVQQAEDIVMSQHQDFGIEKIPYELAVGRVLAEDLCADRDLPPFDRPTVDGIAINYSAYQKGIMSFTIKAVQSAGEPSLSIDSENECIEIMTGAALGSSVDTVIRYEDISIDNGNASVNIDVKKGQNIHLKARDKKRGDILVKADQVITPAIIGIASSIGQTTLSVKKLPKIIIISTGDEMVSAESCPTPFQLRRSNGITIQAVLEKYKIKADVLHLNDDYEEIKKELSRCINEYDVLLMSGGVSMGKFDYLPKACEELGIEKLFHKIKQRPGKPFWFGKSQNQKLIFAFPGNPVSVFMCLHRYFIPWLEKSLEIPDSGFQFAVLQNDIDFPFSLQYFAQVKLRVNSSGQLTAESVDTNGSGDFSHLADTHAFIELPMEQNTFRKGEVYKVWRYNF; the protein is encoded by the coding sequence ATGGAAATGATTACCGTACAACAGGCAGAAGACATCGTCATGTCACAACATCAGGATTTTGGTATAGAAAAAATCCCCTATGAATTGGCAGTGGGAAGAGTTTTGGCAGAGGACTTGTGTGCAGACCGGGACTTACCTCCTTTTGACAGGCCCACTGTAGACGGCATTGCCATCAATTATAGTGCTTATCAAAAAGGGATTATGTCGTTTACCATTAAAGCAGTACAATCTGCTGGTGAGCCTTCTTTATCCATAGATTCGGAAAATGAATGTATCGAAATCATGACGGGTGCAGCACTGGGTTCCTCAGTAGATACTGTTATTCGTTATGAAGACATTTCAATAGATAATGGAAATGCAAGCGTCAATATTGATGTTAAAAAAGGGCAAAACATTCATCTGAAAGCAAGGGATAAAAAACGAGGAGACATTTTGGTAAAAGCTGATCAGGTCATTACTCCTGCCATTATCGGTATAGCTTCCTCTATTGGACAAACCACACTATCTGTAAAAAAACTTCCCAAAATCATCATCATATCCACAGGAGACGAGATGGTAAGCGCTGAGTCTTGCCCTACTCCTTTTCAGCTAAGACGTTCTAATGGAATTACCATACAGGCTGTATTGGAAAAATATAAAATCAAGGCTGATGTGCTTCATCTTAATGATGATTATGAAGAGATCAAAAAAGAACTTTCCCGCTGCATCAACGAATATGATGTACTTCTTATGAGTGGCGGAGTTTCTATGGGAAAATTTGATTATCTGCCAAAAGCATGTGAAGAATTGGGAATAGAAAAGCTTTTTCATAAGATAAAGCAAAGACCCGGAAAACCGTTTTGGTTTGGTAAAAGCCAGAATCAGAAACTCATATTTGCATTTCCCGGTAATCCGGTTTCTGTATTTATGTGTCTGCATCGGTATTTTATTCCCTGGTTAGAAAAATCCTTGGAAATTCCGGATTCCGGATTCCAGTTTGCTGTCTTACAAAATGACATTGATTTTCCTTTTTCACTTCAGTATTTTGCTCAGGTAAAACTTAGGGTAAATTCATCCGGACAATTAACAGCAGAATCTGTAGATACCAATGGGTCCGGTGATTTTTCACATCTTGCCGATACCCATGCTTTTATAGAATTACCTATGGAACAGAATACTTTCAGAAAAGGTGAAGTTTATAAAGTATGGCGATATAATTTTTAA
- a CDS encoding NTP transferase domain-containing protein, whose product MISGEDNTIPSINGLVLAGGKSRRMGTAKDLLNWHGKEQRYFAADLLASFCDEVFISCRQDQLENFDTDYNALTDTFLNMGPFGGILSALRSQRDKAWLVVACDMPLLDEKSLQVLIESRDHEKVATTYKSPFDGLPEPLITIWEPKSYPLLLNFLGIGNTCPRKVLINSDTLILEPHNPDALMNVNTPEDAEKAQGFLKK is encoded by the coding sequence ATGATTTCAGGAGAGGATAATACAATCCCGAGCATCAACGGGCTGGTACTGGCTGGTGGCAAAAGCAGAAGAATGGGAACTGCAAAAGATTTACTCAACTGGCATGGTAAAGAACAGCGCTACTTTGCTGCAGATCTGCTAGCTTCATTTTGTGATGAAGTTTTTATCTCCTGCAGACAAGATCAGTTGGAAAATTTTGATACAGATTATAATGCTCTTACTGACACTTTTCTGAACATGGGACCTTTTGGAGGAATTCTTTCTGCACTACGCTCTCAAAGGGATAAAGCATGGCTGGTTGTTGCCTGTGACATGCCGTTGCTGGACGAAAAATCATTGCAGGTCTTAATTGAATCGCGCGATCATGAAAAAGTGGCTACCACATACAAAAGCCCTTTTGATGGCTTACCAGAACCCCTAATTACGATTTGGGAACCCAAAAGCTATCCTCTTCTTCTGAATTTTTTAGGAATAGGAAATACCTGTCCCAGAAAGGTTTTAATAAATAGTGATACTCTTATTTTAGAACCCCATAATCCTGATGCTTTAATGAATGTAAATACCCCCGAAGATGCTGAAAAAGCACAAGGGTTTTTAAAGAAATAA
- a CDS encoding molybdopterin-dependent oxidoreductase: MRKIFLVTLFLASGIAFAQSQYKLKVEGEVQQPLEISLSDLSKMPRKEASLKDKDGNTHIYTGVAIGDILAKAGVPSGKELHGENLSKYLLVKCTDGYRVLFSLAELDASIADKNVIIADTIDGKPLLEKKGPLRIIAEGEKKPARSSYQVESLTIGHIKD, encoded by the coding sequence ATGAGAAAGATATTTCTAGTAACCCTATTTTTAGCTTCTGGTATTGCCTTTGCACAGTCACAATATAAACTAAAGGTTGAGGGAGAAGTGCAGCAGCCATTGGAAATCTCTTTATCAGATCTTTCAAAAATGCCTCGAAAAGAAGCTTCATTAAAGGATAAGGATGGAAATACACATATTTATACAGGCGTAGCCATCGGCGATATTCTTGCGAAAGCCGGAGTTCCGTCCGGTAAAGAACTTCACGGAGAAAATCTTTCAAAATATTTGCTGGTAAAGTGTACAGACGGATACCGGGTTTTATTTTCATTGGCAGAACTGGACGCTTCCATAGCCGACAAAAATGTTATTATTGCAGACACTATAGATGGTAAACCATTGTTGGAGAAAAAAGGCCCGCTTCGTATTATTGCGGAAGGAGAGAAAAAGCCTGCTCGCAGTTCCTATCAGGTAGAGTCTTTGACAATAGGCCACATTAAAGATTAA
- the moaC gene encoding cyclic pyranopterin monophosphate synthase MoaC encodes MKDFSHLNKKLEPTIVNVSGKAVTHRKAIAKATVELPDHILQKLKEGDFKTPKGSVFQTAIIAGIMAAKKTGELIPLCHPIGLENCEIDIELTDNNEIEIYCTAEVEAKTGIEMEALTGASVAALTIYDMCKAMSHDITIKEIKLIEKSGGKNDFRRG; translated from the coding sequence ATGAAGGATTTTTCACATCTTAATAAAAAACTTGAACCTACCATCGTTAATGTAAGCGGAAAAGCAGTTACCCATCGTAAGGCTATTGCCAAGGCAACAGTAGAACTGCCCGATCATATTTTACAAAAACTAAAGGAAGGTGATTTTAAAACTCCCAAAGGATCTGTTTTTCAAACTGCAATTATTGCAGGAATCATGGCTGCAAAAAAAACAGGAGAACTTATTCCGCTTTGTCATCCGATAGGTTTGGAAAACTGTGAAATAGATATAGAACTTACAGACAACAATGAAATTGAAATCTACTGTACTGCCGAAGTGGAAGCTAAAACAGGAATTGAGATGGAAGCACTTACTGGAGCTTCTGTAGCGGCATTAACTATTTATGATATGTGCAAAGCCATGAGCCATGACATTACCATTAAAGAAATTAAATTAATAGAAAAATCCGGTGGAAAAAATGATTTCAGGAGAGGATAA
- the moaA gene encoding GTP 3',8-cyclase MoaA: MLTDKFGRTINYLRLAVVDRCNLRCTYCMPENGLVWIKQKELMTDEEMLRLCSIFSELGVNKIRLTGGEPFVRKNCIDLIGKISHLDGITDLSLTTNGLLTGQYIPQLKKFGVKSVNLSLDTLDEERFFRITRRKSFDKVMKTLDSLLEHDIKVKINTVVMENQNIEDIIPLVLLTKQLPIDVRFIEEMPFNGNDADISLKWNYPQIYQHIKDHFPEIEKTEDPKSSTSYNYKIPGFKGDVGIIAAYTRSFCGDCNRIRITPLGVLRTCLYEGTGINLKDEMRSGKTDEELKNIIVNTIQNKPKDGWEAQKFNLTESQIHQSMATIGG; encoded by the coding sequence ATGCTGACAGATAAATTCGGACGAACAATAAATTACCTAAGACTGGCTGTTGTGGACCGGTGCAATCTCCGATGTACCTACTGCATGCCTGAAAATGGTCTTGTCTGGATTAAGCAGAAAGAATTAATGACTGATGAAGAAATGCTCAGACTTTGTTCTATTTTTTCAGAATTGGGTGTCAATAAGATCAGACTCACCGGAGGTGAACCTTTTGTAAGAAAGAACTGCATTGATCTTATTGGAAAAATATCTCATTTAGATGGAATTACAGATCTTAGTTTAACCACCAATGGGCTTCTTACCGGGCAGTATATTCCACAACTCAAGAAGTTTGGAGTAAAATCTGTGAATCTCAGTCTGGATACTTTGGATGAAGAACGCTTTTTCAGAATTACCCGCCGTAAAAGTTTTGATAAGGTAATGAAAACATTGGACTCTTTACTGGAACATGATATCAAAGTAAAGATTAATACAGTGGTCATGGAAAATCAGAATATTGAAGATATTATTCCATTGGTATTACTCACCAAACAGCTTCCGATTGATGTACGCTTTATTGAAGAAATGCCTTTTAATGGAAATGATGCAGACATTTCTCTGAAATGGAACTATCCTCAAATTTATCAACACATCAAAGATCATTTTCCTGAAATAGAAAAAACAGAAGATCCGAAAAGTTCTACTTCATATAACTACAAAATCCCAGGTTTTAAAGGTGACGTAGGAATTATTGCAGCGTATACCCGTTCATTTTGCGGAGACTGTAACAGAATACGAATTACCCCCTTAGGTGTGCTCAGAACTTGTTTATACGAAGGTACCGGTATCAATTTAAAAGATGAAATGCGTTCCGGAAAAACAGATGAAGAGCTCAAAAACATTATTGTGAATACAATACAGAATAAGCCAAAAGACGGATGGGAAGCTCAGAAATTTAATTTAACAGAGTCACAAATTCATCAATCGATGGCTACAATAGGAGGATAA
- a CDS encoding bestrophin family protein, with the protein MIIRKKEHWFKMLFVWHGSVLPGLLPRLILLFILSLGVAYLHGIIFSFKIPLNPAPLTLFGFVLALFLGFRNNVSYDRFWEGRKLWGALLNISRSLTRQALTLKNSKDDSSVPEFIKLLSSFIFALKHQLRRTDPYDDLKQRLDENKLDLIMMAKYKPIVIMRFMAEWVQKEKDQGKIDTIQQARFDENLDKLADVVGGCERIVSTPIPYSYRVLLHRTVYIYCSLLPFGLVDTLGWFMPFIVIFVAYTFVAFEAIADEIEDPFGTEANDLALNSMCNMIDETIHELAGEQINISQKPIHNIID; encoded by the coding sequence ATGATTATAAGGAAAAAGGAACATTGGTTCAAGATGCTTTTTGTTTGGCACGGCTCTGTATTACCAGGGTTGCTGCCTCGCCTTATATTGCTTTTTATATTGTCTCTCGGGGTAGCTTATCTTCATGGGATTATCTTTTCATTTAAAATTCCTCTTAATCCCGCACCTTTAACATTGTTTGGGTTTGTACTGGCTTTGTTTTTAGGCTTTCGTAATAATGTAAGTTATGATAGATTCTGGGAGGGAAGAAAATTATGGGGTGCCCTATTGAATATTTCACGTTCGTTAACCCGTCAGGCCCTGACATTGAAAAATAGTAAGGATGATTCCTCGGTTCCTGAATTTATTAAGTTATTGAGTTCTTTTATATTTGCTCTGAAACACCAACTTAGAAGAACAGATCCTTATGATGATTTAAAGCAAAGGCTCGATGAAAATAAGCTGGATCTTATCATGATGGCAAAGTACAAACCTATTGTCATTATGCGATTCATGGCAGAGTGGGTTCAAAAAGAAAAGGACCAAGGTAAGATTGATACCATACAGCAGGCTCGCTTTGATGAAAACTTAGATAAGCTAGCAGATGTAGTAGGTGGATGTGAGAGAATTGTTTCAACACCAATTCCTTACAGCTACCGTGTTTTATTGCATCGTACGGTGTATATTTATTGTTCTTTGCTGCCTTTTGGATTGGTTGATACACTGGGTTGGTTTATGCCCTTTATTGTGATATTCGTTGCTTATACATTTGTTGCATTTGAAGCCATTGCAGACGAAATTGAAGACCCGTTTGGCACGGAGGCAAATGACTTAGCACTGAATAGCATGTGCAATATGATTGATGAAACAATCCATGAACTGGCCGGAGAGCAAATTAATATTTCCCAAAAGCCAATTCACAATATTATTGACTGA
- a CDS encoding HesA/MoeB/ThiF family protein, producing MSDSLERYQCQIVLPEFGVSSQELLKNAKVLIVGMGGLGCPSAQYLASSGIGTIGIADDDVVSLSNLHRQILYTPDDIGLFKVEVAAKKLAQQNPSISVKPHLLRVSSSNVMDLISEYDLIIEGTDNFETKYLLNDACVLAGKSLIYGAIYQYEGQVSFWNVLQKDGTYSTNYRDVFPNVEESQIPNCREGGVIPTLAGIVGCMQANEAIKYLTQSEDILAGKLWIMNVMSGKTQIIKLRKTSAPITELQQTIPLITFEYFKENQENFEIIDVRTAQEHQNFNIGGKNIPIEELHDHFHTISAVSQPILVYCLSGKRSSEAVRKIKKAFPEKEVFSLKGGISKT from the coding sequence ATGAGTGACTCATTAGAACGCTATCAATGCCAGATTGTTTTACCGGAATTTGGAGTTTCTTCTCAGGAATTACTTAAAAATGCCAAAGTACTGATTGTAGGCATGGGAGGTCTTGGATGTCCATCAGCACAATATCTTGCATCTTCCGGTATCGGAACAATTGGTATTGCTGATGATGATGTAGTGTCTTTAAGTAATCTGCATCGGCAGATTTTGTATACTCCGGATGATATCGGTTTGTTTAAAGTAGAGGTAGCTGCTAAAAAATTGGCGCAACAAAATCCATCCATTTCGGTTAAACCTCATCTCTTAAGAGTTTCTTCTTCCAATGTAATGGATCTGATCTCAGAGTATGATCTTATTATTGAGGGAACAGATAATTTTGAAACAAAATACTTATTAAATGACGCTTGTGTATTAGCCGGTAAATCGCTGATATATGGTGCTATTTATCAATATGAGGGTCAGGTAAGTTTTTGGAATGTATTACAAAAAGATGGTACTTATTCTACGAATTACCGCGATGTATTTCCCAACGTTGAGGAATCACAAATTCCTAATTGCAGAGAAGGTGGCGTAATCCCTACTCTAGCCGGAATTGTAGGTTGTATGCAGGCCAATGAAGCCATAAAATATTTAACTCAGTCCGAAGATATTCTAGCTGGGAAATTATGGATAATGAATGTAATGAGTGGCAAAACTCAAATAATTAAGCTAAGAAAAACCTCAGCTCCAATTACAGAACTGCAGCAAACGATTCCTTTGATAACATTTGAATATTTTAAAGAAAATCAGGAGAATTTTGAAATAATAGATGTCCGTACAGCACAGGAACATCAGAACTTTAATATTGGCGGAAAAAATATTCCTATAGAAGAACTGCATGATCATTTTCATACAATCTCTGCTGTCTCACAACCCATTTTAGTGTATTGCCTGTCCGGAAAGCGAAGTTCTGAAGCTGTCAGGAAAATTAAAAAGGCTTTCCCTGAAAAAGAAGTATTTTCTTTGAAAGGAGGGATTAGCAAAACGTAA